In Streptococcus parasuis, the following proteins share a genomic window:
- the sodA gene encoding superoxide dismutase SodA produces the protein MAIILPDLPYAYDALEPHIDAETMTLHHDKHHATYVANANAALEKHPEIGEDLEALLSDVEQIPADIRQALINNGGGHLNHALFWELLSPEKTEISEELAAEIDATFGSFDAFKEAFTTAATTRFGSGWAFLVVNKEGKLEILSTANQDTPIMQGLKPILALDVWEHAYYLNYRNVRPNYIKAFFEVINWNKVNELYKAAK, from the coding sequence ATGGCGATTATTTTACCAGATTTACCTTATGCTTATGACGCTTTGGAACCACATATTGATGCGGAAACAATGACTTTGCACCATGATAAGCACCATGCGACTTATGTAGCAAATGCCAATGCAGCACTTGAAAAGCATCCTGAAATTGGCGAAGATTTAGAGGCTCTCCTTTCAGATGTTGAACAAATTCCAGCAGATATTCGTCAGGCCTTGATCAACAATGGTGGCGGACATCTTAACCACGCTCTCTTTTGGGAATTACTTTCTCCAGAGAAAACTGAAATTTCTGAAGAGTTGGCTGCAGAAATCGATGCGACATTCGGCTCTTTTGATGCCTTTAAGGAAGCATTTACTACAGCTGCAACAACACGCTTTGGTTCAGGTTGGGCTTTCTTGGTAGTCAATAAAGAAGGAAAATTAGAAATTCTTTCAACCGCTAACCAAGATACACCAATCATGCAAGGATTGAAGCCGATCTTGGCTCTCGATGTTTGGGAACATGCATACTACCTAAACTATCGCAACGTTCGACCAAATTACATCAAAGCCTTCTTTGAAGTGATAAATTGGAACAAGGTTAACGAACTTTATAAAGCTGCAAAATAA
- the rplS gene encoding 50S ribosomal protein L19 has product MNPLIQSLTEGQLRTDIPSFRPGDTVRVHAKVVEGNRERIQIFEGVVISRKGQGISEMYTVRKISGGVGVERTFPIHTPRVDKIEVIRYGKVRRAKLYYLRALQGKAARIKEIRR; this is encoded by the coding sequence ATGAATCCATTAATCCAAAGTTTGACTGAAGGTCAACTTCGTACTGACATTCCTTCATTCCGTCCTGGTGACACTGTACGTGTTCACGCTAAGGTTGTCGAAGGTAATCGCGAACGTATCCAGATTTTCGAGGGTGTTGTTATCTCTCGTAAAGGCCAAGGCATCTCAGAAATGTACACTGTACGTAAAATTTCTGGTGGTGTTGGTGTTGAGCGTACTTTCCCTATCCACACTCCACGTGTTGATAAGATTGAAGTCATTCGTTACGGTAAAGTTCGTCGTGCTAAATTGTACTACCTACGTGCATTGCAAGGTAAAGCAGCACGTATCAAAGAAATCCGTCGTTAA